Proteins encoded together in one Luteimonas fraxinea window:
- the mutM gene encoding bifunctional DNA-formamidopyrimidine glycosylase/DNA-(apurinic or apyrimidinic site) lyase has translation MPELPEVETTRAGLAPHVLGRTIRSVVLRRPDLRWPIAGEVSTVLPGQRVEAIRRRAKYLLLDTDAGSALLHLGMSGSLRVLDPDVPVRTHDHVDMTLDSGQVLRFNDPRRFGCLLWQAPGETHDLLRDLGPEPLDDVFDGDHLFFASRGRRAPVKTFLMDQRIVVGVGNIYAAEALFAAGISPLRDAGRISRERYARLAAEVKRILAYAINRGGTTLRDFISPDGAPGYFEQELSAYGRGGLPCPACGTPLRQALVGQRATVWCPRCQR, from the coding sequence ATGCCCGAACTGCCCGAAGTCGAAACCACCCGCGCCGGCCTGGCGCCGCACGTGCTCGGCCGCACCATCCGCAGCGTCGTGCTGCGCCGGCCGGACCTGCGCTGGCCGATCGCCGGCGAGGTCTCGACGGTGCTGCCCGGCCAGCGCGTCGAGGCGATCCGCCGGCGCGCGAAATATCTGCTGCTTGATACCGATGCCGGCAGCGCACTGCTGCATCTGGGCATGTCGGGCAGTCTGCGCGTGCTGGATCCGGACGTCCCGGTGCGCACGCACGACCACGTCGACATGACGCTCGATTCCGGACAGGTGTTGCGCTTCAACGATCCGCGCCGGTTCGGCTGCCTGTTGTGGCAGGCGCCCGGCGAAACGCACGATCTTCTGCGCGATCTCGGGCCGGAACCGCTCGACGACGTGTTCGACGGCGACCATCTGTTCTTCGCCAGCCGCGGCCGCCGCGCGCCGGTGAAAACCTTCCTGATGGACCAGCGCATCGTCGTCGGCGTCGGCAACATCTACGCGGCCGAGGCTCTGTTCGCCGCCGGCATCTCGCCGCTGCGCGATGCGGGGCGCATCTCGCGCGAACGCTATGCGCGGCTGGCCGCGGAAGTGAAGCGGATCCTGGCGTACGCGATCAACCGCGGCGGCACCACGCTGCGCGACTTCATCAGCCCCGACGGCGCACCCGGCTACTTCGAACAGGAACTCTCCGCCTACGGGCGCGGCGGCCTGCCCTGCCCGGCCTGCGGCACCCCGCTCCGGCAGGCGCTGGTGGGCCAGCGCGCGACCGTCTGGTGCCCGCGCTGCCAGCGCTGA
- a CDS encoding adenylate kinase, whose amino-acid sequence MRLVLLGAPGSGKGTQAARLKDHLQVPHISTGDLLRAEVAAGTPLGLEAKAIMARGDLVSDEILLGMLEDRFSREDTQAGFILDGYPRNLAQAAALDALLVKLGTPFDAAVQLEVDNEQIIARLAGRAQAEGRADDSPESVRHRLNVYDQQTAPVIAFYREHDQLTVVDGVGSLDEVFDRIVKAIGREQAAA is encoded by the coding sequence ATGCGTTTGGTTCTTCTCGGTGCGCCCGGTTCGGGCAAGGGCACGCAGGCGGCGCGGTTGAAGGACCATCTGCAGGTGCCGCACATCTCCACCGGTGATCTGCTGCGCGCCGAAGTGGCCGCCGGCACGCCGCTCGGCCTCGAAGCCAAGGCGATCATGGCGCGTGGCGATCTGGTCTCCGACGAAATCCTGCTCGGCATGCTGGAAGACCGGTTCTCCCGCGAAGACACGCAAGCCGGTTTCATCCTCGACGGCTATCCTCGCAACCTCGCCCAGGCGGCCGCACTCGATGCGCTGCTGGTGAAGCTGGGCACGCCGTTCGATGCCGCCGTGCAGCTGGAAGTGGACAACGAGCAGATCATCGCGCGCCTCGCCGGCCGCGCGCAGGCCGAGGGCCGCGCCGACGACAGCCCCGAATCCGTGCGTCACCGCCTCAACGTCTACGACCAGCAGACCGCGCCGGTGATCGCGTTCTATCGCGAGCACGACCAGCTGACCGTCGTCGACGGCGTGGGCTCGCTCGACGAGGTGTTCGACCGCATCGTCAAGGCGATCGGTCGGGAGCAGGCGGCGGCCTGA
- a CDS encoding 6-phosphofructokinase — protein MTSGTLLYAQSGGVTAVINATASAVLQEARSRRVKVLAARNGILGALREDLVDASKIPLATVRALAHTPGGAFGSCRYKLKSIEADRAKYERLIEVLRAHDVRWFLYNGGNDSADTALKVSQLAAQFDYPLICIGVPKTIDNDLAVTDCCPGFGSAAKYTAVSVREAALDVAAMADTSTKVFVYEAMGRHAGWLAAAAGLAGQRPDDAPQIILFPERDYDEAAFLAQVQRLVERVGWCVVVASEGIRDKDGRFVADAGGGQDAFGHTQLGGVASHLAGRVKDTLGYKVHWTLPDYLQRSARHVASKTDVDQAMAVGRAAVQFALAGRNATMPSIKRTSDAPYRWTIEAAPLEKVANHEKIMPPGFIRRDGFGITAAARRYLEPLIRGEAPPPYGRDGLPKYVTIDAPAVAKRLPGWTG, from the coding sequence ATGACGTCCGGAACCCTGCTCTACGCCCAGTCCGGCGGTGTCACCGCCGTCATCAACGCGACCGCCTCGGCAGTGCTGCAGGAAGCGCGCAGCCGGCGGGTCAAGGTGCTCGCGGCGCGTAACGGCATCCTCGGCGCGCTGCGCGAGGATCTGGTCGATGCATCGAAGATTCCGCTGGCCACGGTCCGCGCGCTCGCGCACACGCCGGGCGGCGCATTCGGCTCGTGCCGCTACAAGCTCAAGTCGATCGAGGCCGACCGCGCGAAGTACGAACGCCTGATCGAGGTGCTGCGCGCGCACGACGTGCGCTGGTTCCTCTACAACGGCGGCAACGATTCGGCCGACACCGCGCTCAAGGTCTCGCAGCTCGCCGCGCAGTTCGACTACCCGCTGATCTGCATCGGCGTGCCGAAGACGATCGACAACGATCTCGCCGTCACCGACTGCTGCCCGGGCTTCGGTTCCGCGGCGAAATACACCGCGGTGTCGGTACGCGAAGCCGCGCTCGACGTCGCCGCGATGGCCGATACCTCGACCAAGGTGTTCGTCTACGAGGCCATGGGCCGGCACGCCGGCTGGCTGGCCGCGGCCGCGGGCTTGGCCGGGCAGCGTCCCGACGACGCACCGCAAATCATCCTGTTCCCGGAACGCGACTACGACGAGGCCGCCTTCCTCGCCCAGGTGCAACGGCTCGTCGAACGCGTGGGCTGGTGCGTCGTCGTCGCCAGCGAAGGCATCCGCGACAAGGACGGTCGATTCGTCGCCGATGCCGGCGGCGGCCAGGACGCGTTCGGCCACACCCAGCTCGGCGGCGTGGCCTCGCATCTCGCCGGTCGAGTCAAGGACACGCTGGGCTACAAGGTGCACTGGACGCTGCCCGATTACCTGCAGCGCTCGGCGCGGCACGTCGCGTCGAAGACCGATGTCGACCAGGCGATGGCGGTCGGGCGTGCGGCGGTGCAGTTCGCGCTCGCCGGCCGTAACGCGACGATGCCGTCGATCAAGCGCACGTCCGATGCGCCCTACCGCTGGACGATCGAGGCCGCGCCTCTCGAGAAGGTGGCCAACCACGAGAAGATCATGCCGCCCGGTTTCATCCGCCGCGACGGCTTCGGCATCACCGCGGCCGCACGACGCTATCTCGAGCCGCTGATCCGGGGCGAAGCGCCGCCGCCGTATGGCCGCGACGGGCTGCCGAAGTACGTGACGATCGATGCGCCTGCGGTTGCGAAGCGCCTGCCCGGCTGGACGGGCTGA
- a CDS encoding ECF-type sigma factor, giving the protein MSEGQVAEITQWLDAARGGDRDALDRVLATLYQELHQMARRQLAGQHGHTLDATALVHEAYLKLIGRHEARFDDRAHFFAYAASAMRSVVVDYARQRLAQKRGGDLHRVTELPENIESGLRLDEDTLALDIALTRLAAVDKRLAQVVELRYFAGLSELEIAALLERSERSIRRDWQKARMYLLASLRED; this is encoded by the coding sequence ATGAGCGAAGGTCAGGTTGCCGAGATCACCCAGTGGCTGGATGCCGCGCGCGGCGGAGATCGCGACGCGCTCGATCGCGTGCTCGCCACGCTCTACCAGGAACTGCACCAGATGGCCCGGCGCCAGCTCGCCGGCCAGCACGGGCACACGCTCGATGCGACCGCCCTGGTGCACGAGGCCTACCTCAAACTGATCGGCCGCCACGAAGCGCGTTTCGACGACCGTGCGCATTTCTTCGCCTACGCCGCGTCGGCGATGCGCAGTGTCGTCGTCGACTACGCGCGGCAGCGGCTGGCACAGAAGCGCGGCGGCGATCTGCATCGCGTCACCGAGCTGCCGGAGAACATCGAAAGCGGCCTGCGCCTCGACGAGGACACACTGGCGCTGGACATCGCACTGACCCGTCTGGCTGCGGTCGACAAGCGTCTCGCCCAGGTGGTGGAGCTGCGGTATTTCGCCGGGCTGTCGGAGCTGGAAATCGCCGCGCTGCTGGAACGGTCCGAACGCAGCATCCGCCGCGACTGGCAGAAGGCGCGGATGTACCTGCTGGCGTCGTTGCGGGAAGACTGA